A stretch of the Bacteroidota bacterium genome encodes the following:
- the oah gene encoding 6-oxocyclohex-1-ene-1-carbonyl-CoA hydratase, which produces MENLKSHKLVDVNYKEIIFEKRACLDKEGIPVKDLYNAWIVLNNPKQFNSYTTQAIKEVILAFGEASNDRSIVAVVFTSVGDKAFCTGGNTKEYAEYYSGNPQEYSQYMRLFNDMVSAILKCEKPVICRVNGMRIGGGQEIGMACDFSIAGDMARFGQAGPKHGSAPIGGATDFLPLFIGVERAMMSLTLCEPWSAHQAYYYGVISEIVPVLRHNGKFISNPMVVTDRIVDEFGRLVFGTSKTGDALKAAKEIIAASEIDLSMLDSAVNKLIAKLLNTFPNCTNKTISEVRKFKLEHWDKNKESSREWLALNMMTEAKAGFKAFNEGPKENREVDFIKLRQLLANGHEWNEELHRIISPQYQKVNS; this is translated from the coding sequence ATGGAAAATTTAAAAAGTCACAAACTTGTTGATGTAAATTACAAGGAAATTATTTTTGAAAAAAGGGCTTGCCTGGATAAGGAAGGGATACCTGTCAAAGATTTATACAACGCATGGATAGTTCTGAACAATCCAAAGCAATTCAATTCGTATACTACACAGGCCATAAAGGAAGTAATTCTTGCATTCGGAGAGGCTTCAAATGACAGAAGTATTGTTGCGGTAGTATTTACATCCGTTGGTGATAAAGCATTTTGCACAGGAGGAAATACAAAAGAGTACGCGGAATACTATTCCGGAAATCCACAGGAATATTCACAATACATGCGCCTCTTTAATGATATGGTGAGTGCCATTTTAAAATGTGAGAAGCCGGTTATATGTCGCGTAAACGGAATGCGTATAGGTGGTGGACAAGAAATTGGAATGGCCTGCGATTTCAGTATTGCGGGCGATATGGCACGATTCGGCCAGGCAGGACCCAAACATGGAAGCGCACCTATCGGGGGTGCTACTGATTTTCTTCCTCTTTTTATAGGTGTGGAACGTGCTATGATGTCGCTTACATTATGTGAGCCATGGAGTGCGCATCAGGCATATTATTATGGAGTTATCAGTGAAATAGTACCTGTACTCAGGCATAATGGAAAATTTATTTCTAATCCAATGGTGGTCACGGATAGGATCGTTGATGAATTCGGACGGCTTGTTTTTGGTACATCCAAAACAGGTGACGCATTAAAAGCGGCGAAGGAAATTATAGCAGCATCGGAAATAGATTTAAGTATGCTGGATTCGGCAGTGAATAAACTCATAGCTAAACTCCTGAATACGTTCCCCAATTGTACGAATAAAACTATTTCGGAAGTACGTAAGTTCAAATTGGAGCATTGGGATAAAAACAAGGAAAGCAGCAGGGAATGGCTCGCATTAAATATGATGACCGAAGCAAAAGCCGGCTTTAAAGCATTTAATGAGGGGCCTAAAGAAAACCGCGAAGTTGATTTTATTAAACTCCGGCAATTGCTTGCCAATGGCCATGAATGGAATGAAGAATTACACAGAATAATTTCTCCACAATATCAAAAAGTAAATTCTTGA
- the narH gene encoding nitrate reductase subunit beta: MDVRSQVSMVFHLDKCIGCHTCSIACKNIWTDRKGAEYMWWNNVETKPGTGYPTKWENQDIYKGGWEKNGDTVSLKGAGKFKGLKNIFHNPHMPVLDDYYEPWTYKYQDLFTAPEGDDQPTATAVSLVTGEHMDVQSGPNWDDDMGGSIDYARQDVNLQKLSSAEQEAMFQLERMTFHYLPRICNHCLNPACVASCPSGALYKRGEDGIVLINQERCRAWRMCVTACPYKKSYYNWNTGKSEKCVLCYPRLESGQAPACFHSCVGRIRYLGVMLYDADKIEAAAAAPEDQLVNAQMDIYLDPFDPEVIKQAKLNGIADSTITAAQNSPVYKFVKVWKLALPLHPEFRTLPNLFYVPALLPTMATVSDGVYNTTSKSLWNGVESNRLPMKYLASLFSAGNTGQVVDVMKRLMAVRLHRRGVTVGDLNAAEISMAMNEVNMDKETADAIFRLTALATFDERFVIPPAHREESIEMLENTADVKGNTGFGFKETPARGL; this comes from the coding sequence ATGGACGTAAGATCTCAAGTCTCAATGGTTTTTCACCTTGATAAATGTATCGGGTGTCATACTTGTTCTATTGCCTGCAAAAATATCTGGACTGACAGGAAAGGTGCCGAATACATGTGGTGGAACAATGTGGAAACAAAGCCAGGAACCGGTTATCCTACCAAGTGGGAAAACCAGGATATATACAAAGGTGGTTGGGAAAAAAACGGAGATACCGTTTCCCTGAAAGGGGCCGGCAAGTTCAAAGGTTTGAAAAATATTTTTCACAACCCACATATGCCTGTACTTGACGACTATTATGAGCCGTGGACATACAAGTATCAGGATCTGTTCACAGCTCCGGAGGGTGATGATCAACCTACTGCAACAGCTGTTTCTCTTGTTACGGGTGAGCATATGGATGTGCAATCAGGTCCGAATTGGGATGATGATATGGGTGGTTCAATTGACTATGCCCGTCAGGATGTAAATCTTCAAAAGCTTAGTTCTGCTGAACAAGAAGCAATGTTTCAATTGGAAAGAATGACATTCCATTATTTACCAAGAATATGCAATCACTGTTTAAATCCGGCCTGCGTAGCTTCTTGTCCATCGGGGGCTCTTTACAAAAGAGGTGAAGACGGGATCGTACTTATTAATCAGGAACGTTGCCGCGCATGGAGAATGTGTGTAACAGCTTGTCCTTACAAAAAAAGCTATTACAACTGGAATACCGGCAAATCGGAAAAATGTGTATTGTGCTATCCGAGGTTAGAATCAGGTCAAGCTCCTGCATGCTTCCACTCTTGTGTAGGCCGCATTCGTTACTTAGGAGTAATGTTATATGATGCGGATAAAATTGAAGCAGCGGCAGCAGCTCCGGAAGACCAATTGGTAAACGCACAAATGGATATATATCTTGATCCGTTTGATCCGGAAGTGATCAAACAAGCTAAGCTAAATGGGATTGCCGATTCAACAATTACCGCGGCGCAAAACTCTCCCGTGTACAAATTTGTTAAAGTATGGAAACTCGCTTTGCCATTGCACCCTGAGTTCAGAACATTACCTAATCTATTCTATGTGCCGGCTTTGTTGCCAACAATGGCAACAGTATCAGATGGAGTTTATAATACAACGTCCAAATCACTTTGGAACGGGGTAGAAAGTAATCGTTTACCGATGAAATACCTTGCGTCTCTATTCTCTGCAGGAAATACCGGACAGGTGGTAGATGTTATGAAGAGATTGATGGCAGTGAGATTACATAGAAGAGGAGTTACTGTAGGTGATTTAAATGCCGCGGAAATTTCAATGGCGATGAATGAGGTGAACATGGATAAAGAAACTGCTGACGCGATTTTCAGGCTAACAGCGCTGGCAACTTTTGACGAACGCTTTGTTATTCCTCCTGCACACCGCGAGGAATCTATCGAAATGCTTGAAAATACAGCTGACGTAAAAGGTAACACAGGATTTGGATTTAAAGAAACACCTGCAAGGGGGCTATAA
- the had gene encoding 6-hydroxycyclohex-1-ene-1-carbonyl-CoA dehydrogenase, protein MGTNRLYQWQMVETDQEFRLIESNLPEVKNGEVLVKVSGCGVCHTDLSFWHSGVQTKHALPLTLGHEISGVVIAGNKNWLKKKIIIPAVLPCGECELCKKGRSNICRNQLMPGNDFHGGFASHIKVPSKFLCPVSENILKKYSLEQLAVIADAISTPYQVVEKSELEAGDLAIVIGVGGVGLYGALIAKIFGAKVIALDLSDEKLNIALNNGVDAILNIKGMDIKAIKERVKEIAKSIKAPKIGWKIFEISGTKAGQDLAFNLITFTSTLSIVGFTMDKVEVRLSNLMAFDAKLIGTWGCRAELYPKVLDLIESGKLEISGFVQTFPMSKINEVFKNTLEHKYNKRSVLVPDFN, encoded by the coding sequence ATGGGCACTAATCGATTATATCAATGGCAAATGGTGGAAACCGATCAGGAATTTCGCTTAATAGAAAGCAATTTACCTGAAGTGAAAAACGGAGAGGTGCTTGTAAAAGTTTCCGGATGCGGGGTCTGCCACACTGATTTAAGCTTTTGGCACTCGGGTGTTCAAACCAAGCATGCATTGCCACTTACACTCGGACACGAAATCAGTGGAGTAGTGATTGCCGGCAATAAAAACTGGCTAAAGAAAAAAATAATCATTCCGGCCGTTCTACCCTGCGGAGAATGCGAATTATGTAAAAAGGGCCGAAGCAATATTTGTCGCAACCAGCTAATGCCTGGAAATGATTTTCATGGAGGCTTTGCTTCACACATTAAGGTTCCTTCAAAGTTTTTGTGTCCTGTTTCTGAAAATATTTTAAAAAAGTATTCGCTCGAACAATTAGCAGTAATTGCGGATGCTATATCAACTCCTTACCAGGTAGTGGAAAAATCTGAACTGGAAGCGGGCGACCTGGCTATTGTAATCGGGGTTGGCGGAGTCGGTTTGTATGGGGCGTTGATTGCAAAGATATTCGGAGCAAAAGTTATCGCTCTTGATCTCAGTGACGAGAAGCTGAACATTGCTTTGAATAACGGGGTAGATGCCATTCTTAATATAAAAGGAATGGACATAAAAGCGATTAAGGAAAGGGTGAAAGAAATTGCAAAGAGTATCAAAGCCCCGAAGATTGGCTGGAAGATATTTGAGATAAGCGGTACAAAGGCCGGTCAGGATCTTGCATTTAATCTGATCACTTTTACTTCAACGCTTTCTATAGTTGGTTTCACAATGGATAAAGTAGAAGTAAGACTGAGTAATTTAATGGCTTTCGATGCGAAACTAATCGGAACATGGGGATGCAGAGCTGAATTATATCCTAAAGTTCTGGACCTAATTGAAAGCGGGAAACTTGAAATTTCCGGATTTGTTCAGACATTCCCTATGTCAAAAATAAATGAAGTATTTAAAAATACATTGGAGCACAAATACAATAAGCGTTCCGTCCTTGTCCCTGATTTTAATTAA
- a CDS encoding DUF2061 domain-containing protein: MKEYHFRSIIKGITWRITGTIDTILIAFILSREMGLALSIGGIEVVTKMILYYLHERAWIKIEWGRHKIDDDKDPDINMKA, from the coding sequence ATGAAAGAATATCATTTTAGAAGTATAATTAAAGGAATTACATGGAGAATTACAGGAACAATAGATACAATCTTAATCGCATTTATTTTAAGCAGAGAGATGGGTTTGGCTTTGAGTATAGGAGGAATTGAAGTGGTAACAAAAATGATCCTTTATTATTTACATGAACGGGCCTGGATTAAGATTGAATGGGGCAGGCATAAAATTGACGATGACAAAGATCCGGATATAAATATGAAGGCATGA
- the narI gene encoding respiratory nitrate reductase subunit gamma — MTNILLYVVLPYACLAIFLIGSIYRYINKGFTVSSLSTQFLEGRKLFIGSQPFHWGLFFLFFGHLVAFLFPRAIIAWNGQPVRLLILEITAFAFGLSACLGLIMLVYRRLTTRRVQMVTSKMDVVVFLVLLIQIISGLLVAYHSRWGSSWFAAFLSPYLRSIFVFDPQIDAVSSVNSLSLKVHVISAFLLIGLIPFTRFIHFLVYPVDYLWRSYQQVIWNWPRKHIRVSRAHSEGHKSKNN; from the coding sequence ATGACAAATATTCTCTTGTACGTCGTTTTGCCTTACGCATGTTTGGCTATCTTTCTGATCGGTTCAATTTACCGATACATAAATAAAGGTTTTACCGTTTCTTCACTTTCAACGCAATTTCTTGAAGGAAGAAAGTTATTCATTGGAAGCCAGCCGTTTCACTGGGGATTGTTCTTCCTGTTTTTTGGACACCTTGTCGCTTTCCTTTTCCCCCGTGCTATAATTGCATGGAATGGACAGCCGGTGCGATTACTAATCCTTGAAATCACAGCCTTTGCCTTTGGCTTATCGGCCTGTCTTGGATTGATTATGCTTGTATACAGAAGGCTCACTACAAGAAGAGTACAAATGGTAACCAGTAAAATGGATGTGGTTGTATTTCTTGTTTTGCTTATCCAGATCATTTCCGGTTTATTGGTGGCATACCACAGCCGTTGGGGATCATCATGGTTTGCAGCATTCCTTTCACCATACCTGCGCTCTATATTTGTTTTTGATCCGCAGATCGACGCTGTTTCAAGTGTGAATTCATTGTCACTGAAAGTCCATGTGATCTCTGCATTTTTATTGATTGGCCTGATTCCTTTCACAAGGTTTATTCACTTCCTGGTTTATCCCGTGGATTATTTATGGAGAAGCTACCAACAGGTGATCTGGAACTGGCCAAGGAAACATATACGCGTATCAAGGGCTCATTCTGAGGGGCATAAATCAAAGAATAACTAA
- a CDS encoding 2-dehydropantoate 2-reductase produces the protein MSNKQKIKAGVIGLGPVGMILAVHLQESGCDVLICDNDRIKINQIKNEGIKLENIIQKREKFEHIYASTSELLDQNPDYVFIALKSYQVESVLKDLPEDNTSIFISAQNGIDIENIIAEKVGAARTMRLVINFAGNSLSPNCVKVTFFNPPNYLACLDDNKKESSEVISDLFNKVGLQTKAITPFELTRCAWEKTILNASLSPLCGIGRFTMAEAMAFPDTIELVEQIIEEAIEVAEAEKIRFPDDFIRNCLRYLKNGGNHYPSLAGDLMNKRQTEIDYMNGKIVEYGRKHYIRTSLNLSMVNMVKAMTHKTLLSQFSSRPSISQKPILNIQNKINPKGSCFLGIDLGSAYTKLTVIDENKNVVFRYTLKTLNRDKIASRHIINAIHEEFPVKYSCATGYGRKTFTDADIVKTEINCAALGANEFVPGEKNILDIGGEDIKMIHCDTQGRVENFYLNDKCAAGTGVFLIEIAERAGIDINEMSRLAAQSEYKQELNSFCTVFAKTEIMKWIFDGQPIENLAKGIYLSIGNRIAKMRIHPSVPIVMIGGVVAYHPYLKILLEEKLGRQIVVLEHPQHIVSFGAALIAREQLLMQTKQESFSESQKIIKKL, from the coding sequence GTGAGTAACAAACAAAAAATAAAAGCAGGTGTTATAGGCTTAGGTCCTGTGGGGATGATACTGGCTGTTCATTTACAGGAATCGGGATGTGATGTCCTGATTTGCGACAATGACAGGATCAAGATTAATCAGATAAAGAATGAGGGAATTAAACTTGAAAATATAATTCAAAAGAGAGAAAAATTTGAACACATTTATGCTTCCACTTCAGAATTGCTTGATCAAAATCCTGATTATGTTTTTATTGCTTTGAAATCCTACCAGGTGGAAAGTGTTCTTAAAGATCTCCCGGAAGATAATACTTCCATTTTCATTAGTGCCCAAAATGGAATTGACATAGAGAATATAATTGCGGAAAAGGTAGGGGCCGCCAGGACTATGCGATTAGTTATCAATTTCGCAGGTAATTCACTGTCGCCTAATTGTGTTAAAGTAACTTTTTTTAATCCCCCAAATTATCTGGCTTGCCTTGACGACAATAAAAAAGAAAGCTCCGAAGTTATTTCCGATTTGTTTAATAAAGTGGGTCTTCAAACAAAGGCAATTACTCCTTTCGAATTGACCAGGTGCGCATGGGAGAAGACCATTTTAAATGCTTCCCTCAGTCCGCTCTGCGGAATCGGGCGATTTACGATGGCTGAGGCAATGGCATTTCCGGATACAATTGAACTTGTGGAACAAATTATTGAAGAAGCCATTGAAGTGGCGGAAGCCGAAAAAATCCGCTTCCCTGATGATTTTATCCGAAATTGCCTTCGCTATCTGAAAAATGGCGGAAATCACTATCCATCACTCGCCGGCGATTTAATGAACAAGCGACAAACAGAGATTGATTATATGAATGGAAAAATTGTAGAGTACGGAAGGAAGCATTATATCCGGACTTCGCTCAATCTTTCGATGGTGAATATGGTAAAAGCCATGACACATAAAACGCTTCTTTCCCAATTTTCATCCAGGCCGTCAATCTCACAGAAGCCGATACTGAATATACAAAACAAAATCAACCCTAAAGGAAGTTGTTTCCTTGGCATTGATTTAGGTTCTGCATATACAAAGTTGACAGTTATTGATGAAAATAAAAATGTTGTATTCCGCTATACATTAAAGACGCTAAACCGTGATAAAATAGCCTCCAGGCATATTATTAATGCTATACACGAGGAATTTCCCGTCAAATATAGTTGTGCTACCGGTTACGGAAGAAAAACATTTACAGATGCTGATATTGTAAAGACCGAGATTAATTGTGCGGCCCTGGGGGCTAATGAATTTGTACCCGGAGAAAAGAACATACTTGATATTGGAGGTGAAGATATTAAGATGATTCATTGCGACACTCAGGGACGGGTGGAAAATTTTTATCTCAACGATAAATGTGCTGCCGGAACAGGTGTTTTTCTGATTGAAATTGCAGAACGTGCAGGAATCGACATAAACGAGATGAGTCGCCTCGCAGCGCAGTCAGAATACAAACAGGAATTAAACAGTTTTTGTACTGTATTTGCAAAAACTGAAATCATGAAATGGATTTTTGACGGGCAGCCGATTGAGAATCTCGCGAAAGGAATCTATCTCTCTATCGGGAATCGCATAGCCAAAATGAGAATACATCCTTCTGTACCTATTGTCATGATTGGCGGGGTAGTTGCATACCATCCATATTTAAAAATATTACTGGAGGAAAAGTTGGGAAGGCAGATTGTCGTCTTGGAGCATCCTCAGCATATTGTTTCATTCGGAGCAGCACTTATTGCCCGCGAACAGCTTCTGATGCAGACCAAACAGGAATCATTCTCAGAATCACAAAAAATAATTAAAAAATTATGA
- a CDS encoding 3-hydroxyacyl-CoA dehydrogenase/enoyl-CoA hydratase family protein gives MKTIKTVGVVGAGTMGSALAQKFLQEGFKVILADRAINFAEKGLEMIRSSLNQGLQKYIFTYEQLSEYLSNLKITDTLTDLKGCDLIVEAIYENFNAKTTLFKELCVIIPPDTILATNTSSFSVTELSAAVSHPERFIGLHYFYHAAKNRLVEIIPGDKTSEETTQTAYRFSILSGKDPIYSRDAYGFVVNRFFVPWLNEAVRLYEENVASIEQIETVCKELFGITMGPFELMNVTGIPVAYHAEKTLEVFGNLYKVAKALEKQTKENQLWTLKIAGEEADKTIPIKVKQEIKDRMLGVIFFICSQILDEKICSAAEIDRGAKIGLKWKKGPIELMKEQGEDEVTCIIVKLIDRYNMKLPDSIGKKYWTPNYVKLKSKGTIAVITMDQPENLNALSEETVKQLGECFNKAERNPLVKTVFITGSGKAFVAGADIKFFVKNIKKERICDIETFTEFGQKIFDNIDNSSKKVVAIINGLALGGGLELALCADVILALPKAQMAFPETGIGIYPGLGGTQRSVRKIGRGLSKYLIHTGKMLSATEAEEIGLVDKIISREEMFSILSGEIDAPLINKKNMKSEWIAIRDFFEKNSLKAILDKNYSDAGLTSEYAEKLAKTVRFKAPIALKLADQLIDEAKGCTSELEHLREIFSTSDALLGLTSIGEKVNYLGK, from the coding sequence ATGAAAACTATTAAAACAGTTGGTGTTGTTGGTGCAGGAACTATGGGTTCCGCCCTTGCACAAAAATTCTTACAGGAAGGGTTCAAAGTAATTCTTGCCGATCGCGCTATAAATTTCGCTGAAAAAGGATTGGAAATGATCAGGAGCTCGCTTAATCAGGGCTTGCAGAAATACATTTTTACATATGAACAGCTAAGTGAATACTTGTCCAATTTAAAAATAACAGATACGCTTACAGATTTAAAAGGATGTGATTTGATTGTTGAAGCAATTTATGAAAACTTCAACGCTAAAACTACACTATTTAAAGAACTTTGTGTCATAATTCCTCCCGACACAATTCTTGCGACTAACACATCTTCATTTTCTGTTACGGAATTATCCGCTGCCGTAAGCCACCCGGAAAGATTTATCGGACTGCATTATTTTTATCATGCAGCCAAAAACCGGTTGGTGGAAATTATTCCGGGCGATAAAACGTCTGAAGAGACTACCCAAACGGCATACCGGTTTTCTATCTTGTCGGGTAAAGATCCTATCTATAGCCGGGATGCTTATGGATTTGTAGTCAACAGGTTTTTTGTTCCATGGCTGAATGAAGCAGTTCGCTTATACGAAGAAAATGTAGCATCCATTGAACAAATTGAAACTGTTTGTAAAGAGCTCTTTGGAATAACAATGGGTCCATTTGAATTGATGAATGTGACCGGAATCCCAGTCGCATATCATGCGGAAAAGACTCTTGAAGTATTCGGTAATTTATATAAAGTTGCGAAAGCACTGGAGAAACAAACCAAAGAAAATCAACTATGGACATTGAAAATTGCCGGCGAAGAAGCTGATAAGACCATTCCCATTAAAGTGAAGCAGGAAATTAAAGATAGAATGCTGGGTGTTATATTTTTTATCTGCTCACAAATTCTGGATGAAAAAATATGCAGTGCGGCAGAGATAGATCGGGGTGCTAAAATCGGGCTAAAATGGAAAAAGGGTCCTATTGAATTGATGAAAGAACAGGGCGAAGACGAAGTGACATGTATCATAGTTAAATTAATTGACCGGTATAATATGAAATTACCGGATTCAATCGGGAAGAAATACTGGACACCAAATTATGTAAAACTAAAAAGCAAAGGAACCATTGCAGTTATTACAATGGATCAGCCCGAAAATCTGAATGCTTTAAGCGAAGAAACTGTTAAGCAGTTGGGAGAATGTTTCAATAAAGCCGAAAGGAATCCGCTTGTTAAAACTGTTTTTATAACCGGCTCCGGAAAGGCATTTGTTGCAGGGGCGGACATTAAATTCTTTGTTAAGAATATAAAAAAAGAAAGGATTTGCGACATAGAGACGTTTACCGAATTCGGCCAGAAAATTTTTGACAACATTGATAATTCAAGCAAAAAAGTAGTTGCCATTATTAATGGATTGGCATTGGGTGGAGGACTTGAGCTTGCGCTTTGTGCTGATGTAATACTTGCGTTGCCAAAGGCCCAAATGGCATTTCCTGAAACAGGTATAGGAATTTATCCAGGTCTTGGAGGCACACAACGTTCTGTGAGGAAAATTGGGAGAGGGCTAAGTAAATACCTTATTCACACCGGTAAAATGCTTTCTGCCACAGAAGCAGAAGAAATAGGACTTGTTGACAAAATTATTTCAAGAGAAGAAATGTTTTCTATACTATCAGGTGAGATAGACGCTCCACTAATCAATAAGAAAAATATGAAGTCAGAATGGATAGCTATAAGAGATTTCTTCGAGAAAAATTCCCTGAAGGCAATTCTTGATAAAAACTATTCCGATGCTGGATTGACTTCTGAATATGCCGAAAAGCTTGCGAAAACAGTTCGATTCAAGGCGCCAATTGCGTTAAAACTTGCCGATCAACTTATTGATGAAGCGAAAGGTTGCACGTCAGAACTGGAACACTTGCGTGAAATATTTTCGACATCCGATGCTTTATTGGGGCTTACCTCCATTGGTGAAAAAGTAAATTACCTCGGAAAATAA
- a CDS encoding enoyl-CoA hydratase/isomerase family protein, with product MEKIKIEFKNDNSVARIILDDGKGNVLDHVMMEELKQILNSFKSSSQIKLITMEGNGKHFSFGASIEEHKREFAATMIREFHQLFYIIRDLTIPMAAKISGSCLGGGLELALMCNFMFADKTARLGQPEISLGVFPPPASILLPEKIGLAKAEDLLITGRIITAEEAKSIGLVNELFDTRDTMDSGVEKWVESYILPKSASSLHFAVKAVRIKFNHVISNFLPQLESIYANQLMQTHDANEGINSFLEKRKPVWSNN from the coding sequence ATGGAAAAGATAAAAATTGAATTTAAAAATGATAATTCTGTCGCACGGATAATTCTCGATGACGGCAAAGGGAATGTGTTGGACCATGTTATGATGGAAGAGTTAAAACAGATTCTGAATTCATTTAAGAGCAGTTCTCAAATAAAGCTGATTACCATGGAAGGAAATGGAAAGCATTTCTCATTTGGAGCCAGTATTGAGGAGCATAAGAGGGAATTCGCCGCGACAATGATTCGCGAATTTCATCAATTGTTTTATATTATTCGTGATTTAACAATACCTATGGCTGCCAAAATCAGCGGAAGTTGTTTAGGAGGAGGGTTAGAACTCGCGCTCATGTGCAACTTCATGTTTGCCGACAAGACTGCCAGGCTTGGACAGCCCGAGATTTCGCTGGGAGTATTTCCTCCTCCCGCTTCCATACTTCTTCCGGAGAAAATCGGATTGGCAAAAGCCGAGGATCTGCTTATTACCGGAAGAATAATTACCGCTGAGGAGGCAAAGTCAATCGGGCTTGTAAATGAATTATTTGATACGAGAGATACTATGGATTCAGGGGTTGAAAAATGGGTGGAGAGTTATATCCTTCCCAAAAGCGCGTCTTCGCTTCATTTTGCTGTAAAAGCTGTAAGAATAAAATTTAATCATGTTATCAGTAATTTCTTACCGCAGTTAGAATCAATCTATGCAAATCAACTGATGCAAACACATGATGCGAATGAAGGCATCAATTCCTTTTTGGAGAAGAGAAAACCGGTTTGGAGCAATAATTAA
- a CDS encoding thiolase family protein, whose translation MKGYHHKQKGVGIIFDNIFLVNGARTPFGRYCGTLSHVSPTDLGIYASRGALDRCTLSPNDIDQIIVANIGQSSCDAYFLPRHIGLFTGIPTEVPALMVQRICGSGFEVIITASEQITLNKAQAVLCTGTENMSLAPTVSFGNRMGYPLGRPVFKDMLWEALDDTAAGYPMGYTAENVAKKYNITRKDTDEYAKLSFDRAVIASERGVFKEEIVPIQNSVFEIEGLKSRKITLPKGIASLASDEHIRATTFEALSKLPSVFSDVGVLTAGNSSGIVDGAASVIIADRLFIENRALKPISRVVAAASCGIDPKIMGLAPVPAIRLLLEMTGLKIDDIGLFEINEAFSAQVIGCERELNIDRSILNVNGGAIAIGHPLAATGGRLSLTISKEMTRRKVKYGIASACIGGGQGTALLFENVNY comes from the coding sequence ATGAAAGGGTATCATCATAAACAAAAGGGAGTCGGAATAATCTTTGATAATATTTTTCTGGTAAATGGAGCCCGTACTCCGTTCGGAAGGTATTGTGGGACACTTTCACATGTTTCTCCGACCGATTTGGGTATATATGCAAGCCGTGGAGCCCTCGACAGGTGCACCTTATCGCCTAATGACATTGATCAAATAATTGTTGCCAACATCGGTCAAAGTTCCTGCGATGCCTATTTTCTGCCCCGACACATTGGATTATTCACCGGTATTCCCACTGAAGTACCGGCGCTGATGGTGCAAAGAATTTGTGGATCCGGATTTGAGGTGATTATAACCGCATCGGAACAGATTACTCTTAATAAAGCACAGGCCGTGTTATGCACAGGAACCGAAAATATGTCATTGGCACCTACTGTAAGTTTTGGAAACAGGATGGGATATCCTTTAGGGCGCCCGGTATTTAAAGACATGCTTTGGGAAGCTCTTGATGATACTGCTGCAGGCTATCCAATGGGATATACAGCAGAAAATGTAGCTAAAAAGTATAATATTACCAGGAAAGACACGGATGAGTACGCGAAGCTTTCGTTTGACAGGGCAGTTATTGCTTCCGAAAGAGGAGTTTTTAAAGAAGAGATTGTTCCCATACAAAATTCCGTATTTGAAATCGAGGGATTAAAATCAAGGAAAATAACTCTTCCAAAAGGAATTGCTTCATTGGCTTCTGATGAACACATCCGGGCCACAACCTTTGAAGCATTGTCGAAACTTCCTTCTGTTTTTAGTGATGTCGGCGTTCTTACTGCAGGAAATTCAAGTGGGATTGTTGATGGAGCTGCATCGGTTATTATCGCGGATCGTTTATTCATAGAGAACCGGGCATTAAAACCAATTTCAAGAGTTGTTGCCGCTGCAAGTTGTGGGATTGATCCGAAAATTATGGGACTCGCACCTGTTCCTGCTATCAGGCTCCTGCTTGAGATGACAGGGTTGAAGATAGATGACATAGGTCTTTTTGAGATTAACGAAGCGTTCTCAGCTCAGGTTATTGGATGCGAACGCGAACTGAATATAGACAGGAGTATACTTAATGTTAACGGAGGAGCAATTGCCATAGGTCACCCGCTGGCAGCTACTGGCGGACGCTTATCACTTACAATTTCAAAAGAAATGACCCGGAGGAAAGTGAAATATGGCATTGCCTCAGCCTGTATCGGCGGTGGACAAGGAACAGCCCTACTATTTGAAAATGTAAATTATTGA